One genomic segment of Ipomoea triloba cultivar NCNSP0323 chromosome 9, ASM357664v1 includes these proteins:
- the LOC116029823 gene encoding uncharacterized protein LOC116029823 produces MAQLLPQDFRFPTIKLYLGSADPRAHINRYRAANMMTDASDVVMCQGFFATLDGQAQDWFTTLPKGSILSFADLSGQFLSHFVSSILKKKQFATMCKLEQGNMESLTDYLTKWKKEARSVENFDEKAAVPIFTSNVRSGPFHRDLVQNPSKSYAALLDRATRFTDAEEAERKKKEEGRGRRDKAPQEDRRAPRPPRQGPRLASLRCFTPLTHPLSTILEHVEVMGIVSYPAECLKISPNTDPHKYCQFHRQIGHYTEECMVLKRQIEKLIQRGYLGQYVKRPNQGKAQGPGDVWKKKGDSEPPASGSHKRELGQLTEEEEKELDDSHPQKKQIHVIFGGLEGGDTQFERKKWARSLYVGEVVRQPHEKRPRKEPIVFTDDDLPDGPLPHRDAVVIKLDINSIIVHRVLVDT; encoded by the coding sequence ATGGCCCAACTCCTGCCACAGGATTTTCGCTTCCCAACCATAAAGCTCTATTTGGGGTCGGCCGACCCTCGAGCTCACATCAATAGATATCGGGCAGCGAACATGATGACAGACGCAAGCGACGTCGTTATGTGCCAAGGTTTCTTCGCAACCCTGGACGGCCAAGCCCAGGATTGGTTCACGACTTTACCCAAGGGGTCTATCTTATCCTTTGCTGACCTCTCGGGGCAGTTTCTGTCACACTTCGTAAGTAGTATCCTGAAAAAGAAGCAGTTCGCCACCATGTGCAAGTTAGAACAAGGGAACATGGAGAGCCTGACCGACTACCTAACCAAATGGAAGAAGGAGGCAAGGTCGGTTGAGAACTTCGACGAGAAGGCGGCCGTGCCGATTTTCACCAGCAATGTCAGGTCGGGGCCTTTTCACCGCGACCTCGTCCAGAACCCGTCGAAGTCCTACGCGGCGTTATTGGACCGAGCAACGAGGTTCACCGATGCAGAGGAAGCTGAgcggaagaagaaggaagagggGAGGGGTCGCCGAGACAAGGCGCCCCAAGAGGACCGTCGGGCTCCAAGGCCCCCGCGCCAAGGACCACGGTTGGCCTCGTTACGTTGTTTCACACCCTTGACACACCCACTAAGCACCATCCTGGAGCACGTAGAAGTCATGGGCATCGTATCGTACCCGGCTGAATGTTTGAAGATTTCGCCCAACACTGACCCTCACAAATACTGTCAATTCCACAGACAGATAGGGCACTACACTGAGGAATGTATGGTCCTCAAACGCCAGATCGAGAAACTCATTCAAAGGGGCTACCTCGGCCAATACGTGAAACGACCCAACCAAGGTAAGGCTCAAGGACCAGGCGATGTCTGGAAGAAGAAGGGTGACTCCGAGCCACCCGCCTCCGGGTCCCACAAAAGGGAACTCGGCCAGCTCACGGAGGAGGAAGAGAAGGAGCTGGATGACTCTCACCCCCAGAAGAAGCAGATCCATGTCATCTTCGGTGGGCTGGAAGGGGGTGACACGCAATTTGAGAGAAAGAAATGGGCCCGAAGCCTTTACGTAGGGGAAGTCGTCCGTCAACCACACGAAAAGAGGCCAAGGAAGGAGCCCATTGTGTTCACGGACGATGACCTCCCAGATGGCCCCCTACCGCACCGCGACGCGGTGGTGATCAAGCTTGACATCAACAGCATCATCGTGCACCGAGTGCTGGTGGACACATGA
- the LOC116029318 gene encoding general transcription factor 3C polypeptide 3-like: protein MGEETNEVGSSEDGGKFVSNAGSEKDVELDGSEGASGSDDECDDGYSGESEEEEVSEEEITPFSFLEDDANYEALAEKKRKAVAAHQNEGPSKKQKETEGLGASFDEIMEAMNYGSKRKSRRRKRKKGRPKGSRGNGDPVAKKLLGEATLCYATGDYERAVKLLTECIRRNPTHDAYHTLGLVFNAKGDKKRAIYAYMLATKSVTRPKETSLWKSLLSWFLDQGNSAAVNYYLPKAIAADPEDITLKFLGVSHYTELQEHEKAAKLYEQIHQLCPDNSDACISAAELYKQCGKVECSLVSLENYLSHYPTGGDPRIISMLISICIENGEYSRALQHIRKDCSGKELSFDLTAKAGICYLHLGDLDNAKALFGAFHLENANDFTESIIEIADTYKKLEHYESALHYYLMLERKLGAISGTLNLKIAECYSSLRKMDEAITFFCKAIPLLENSVETRLTLASLLIEKEKDEEAISFLSPPNSEFGLETEKWWHEEKVQLKLANIYRDKDMIQEFVDTFYPLVYRSLTSEGPKKVGKKLPKRVLLERAKVLDNDETDNPLQGFKPVANVTDRRKASRAKRVLQRRSELKEEKKTKTLAAGLDWKSEDSDDEFRVSLHKRKPPTPKLLKDEENHQLFVDLTKALASLGRYEEAFDVCNLTLRFASDILSNERRDSITTLGAQLACKIQDAKGGCSFLRHFLHQHPSKMAAWSYYYKALSKLEISPSTNNRFLLYARNQHKDCIPPIIIAGHQFCEICQYQVAAKEYLEAHKLRPNCPLINLCIGTALINLAFDIRLKNKHQCVLQGLAFLYNNLQLCENSQEALYNIARAYQQVGLVSLAASYYEKVLTTTEKDCPIPSFPYENQCAQIRKPGHCDLRREAAYNLHLIYKASGAFDLARQVLQDHCTV, encoded by the coding sequence ATGGGTGAAGAAACAAACGAAGTTGGTTCTTCTGAAGACGGTGGAAAGTTTGTGTCAAATGCAGGTTCTGAAAAAGATGTGGAGTTAGACGGCAGTGAAGGAGCAAGCGGGTCAGATGATGAGTGTGATGATGGGTATAGTGGTgaaagtgaagaagaagaagtgtcAGAAGAGGAGATAACACCTTTTAGTTTCCTGGAGGATGATGCTAATTATGAAGCACTGGCtgagaaaaagagaaaagcaGTTGCAGCTCACCAAAATGAAGGACCTTCAAAAAAACAGAAGGAGACAGAGGGTTTAGGTGCTAGTTTTGATGAAATTATGGAAGCCATGAATTATGGAAGTAAAAGGAAATCAAggaggagaaaaagaaaaaaaggaaggCCAAAAGGGTCTAGAGGTAACGGGGATCCTGTAGCCAAGAAATTGTTAGGGGAGGCCACACTGTGTTATGCAACTGGGGATTATGAAAGGGCTGTAAAATTGCTGACTGAATGTATCAGGCGAAATCCTACGCATGATGCATATCATACACTCGGCCTTGTTTTCAATGCAAAGGGTGATAAGAAAAGGGCTATTTATGCCTACATGCTTGCCACTAAAAGTGTAACTAGGCCAAAGGAAACGTCTCTGTGGAAGTCGCTTCTTTCATGGTTTCTAGATCAAGGGAACTCTGCTGCTGTTAATTATTACCTTCCCAAGGCAATAGCTGCTGACCCTGAAGATATTACACTTAAATTCCTCGGAGTATCACATTATACAGAACTTCAAGAGCATGAGAAAGCTGCCAagttatatgaacaaatacatcAGCTTTGTCCCGATAATTCTGATGCTTGCATATCGGCAGCTGAGTTGTATAAGCAGTGCGGTAAAGTTGAATGTTCACTAGTTTCTTTGGAGAATTATCTTAGCCACTACCCAACTGGTGGTGATCCAAGAATCATTTCAATGCTAATTAGCATATGCATTGAAAATGGTGAATATTCTAGAGCTCTTCAACATATTAGAAAAGATTGTTCAGGAAAAGAATTGTCGTTTGATCTAACAGCTAAGGCAGGAATTTGCTACCTTCATCTTGGAGATTTAGATAATGCAAAAGCTCTTTTTGGGGCATTCCATTTAGAGAATGCAAATGATTTTACTGAGTCAATCATTGAAATTGCAGACACATATAAGAAGCTTGAGCATTATGAATCTGCATTACATTACTACCTGATGTTGGAAAGGAAGTTGGGAGCTATTAGTGGAACTCTGAATTTGAAAATTGCTGAATGTTACTCATCATTGAGAAAAATGGACGAAGCAATTACATTCTTCTGCAAAGCTATACCGTTGCTTGAAAACAGTGTTGAGACTCGGCTGACCTTAGCTTCCCTTCTTATTGAGAAAGAGAAAGATGAAGAAGCAATATCGTTCCTTTCTCCTCCAAATTCAGAGTTTGGGTTGGAAACTGAAAAATGGTGGCATGAAGAGAAAGTGCAACTCAAGCTTGCTAACATCTACCGAGATAAAGATATGATTCAAGAATTTGTTGATACATTCTATCCCTTGGTTTATCGGTCATTAACCTCTGAAGGTCCAAAAAAGGTAGGTAAGAAGCTTCCAAAGAGAGTGCTTCTTGAAAGAGCCAAAGTGTTAGACAATGATGAGACTGACAATCCATTGCAAGGATTTAAACCAGTGGCTAATGTAACTGACAGAAGAAAGGCTTCCAGAGCAAAGAGGGTCCTTCAACGGAGATCtgaattgaaggaagaaaagaaaacaaaaactttaGCAGCTGGTCTGGATTGGAAGAGTGAAGATTCAGACGATGAATTTCGAGTATCACTGCACAAAAGGAAACCTCCCACTCCTAAACTCCTAAAAGATGAGGAGAATCATCAACTCTTTGTGGACTTGACCAAAGCTCTGGCATCTTTAGGGAGATATGAAGAAGCATTTGATGTTTGTAATCTGACTCTTAGGTTTGCTTCTGATATATTATCTAATGAAAGGAGGGATAGTATTACAACTCTTGGCGCCCAATTGGCATGTAAAATCCAAGATGCAAAGGGAGGTTGCAGCTTTCTCAGGCACTTCCTTCATCAGCATCCTTCAAAAATGGCAGCATGGAGTTACTACTATAAAGCACTATCAAAGCTAGAGATTTCTCCTTCTACAAACAATAGATTTCTACTATATGCTCGCAATCAACACAAAGATTGTATCCCACCTATCATCATTGCAGGGCATCAATTTTGTGAAATCTGCCAGTATCAAGTAGCAGCTAAGGAATACCTGGAAGCTCACAAACTTCGACCAAATTGCCCTTTAATTAATCTTTGCATAGGCACTGCATTGATTAACTTAGCCTTTGATATTAGGCTGAAGAATAAGCATCAATGTGTGCTACAGGGCTTGGCATTTTTATACAACAATTTGCAGCTTTGTGAAAATAGCCAAGAAGCGTTATACAACATAGCTCGAGCATATCAACAAGTTGGCCTTGTATCTCTTGCAGCTTCATATTATGAAAAGGTGTTAACTACGACGGAAAAGGATTGCCCAATTCCAAGCTTTCCGTATGAAAATCAGTGTGCCCAAATCCGAAAGCCTGGTCATTGCGACCTTCGCAGAGAAGCAGCTTACAATCTTCACCTAATTTACAAGGCAAGTGGGGCATTTGACCTTGCTAGGCAAGTTTTGCAAGATCACTGCACTGTGTGA